In a single window of the Prionailurus viverrinus isolate Anna chromosome D3, UM_Priviv_1.0, whole genome shotgun sequence genome:
- the P2RX2 gene encoding P2X purinoceptor 2 isoform X3, which yields MAAAEPKPPAGAAAAGRLARGCWSAFWDYETPKVIVVKNRRLGVVYRAVQLLILLYFVWYVFIVQKSYQDSETGPESSVITKVKGITFSERKVWDVEEYVKPPEGGSVFSIITRIEVTPSQTLGTCPESVRVSNASCDTDEDCVAEQLDMLGSGLRTGRCVPYYQGSAKTCEVWGWCPVEDGASVSQFLGKMAPNFTILIKNSIHYPKFQFSKGNIEHRKDGYLKRCTFDEVSDPYCPIFKLGFIVEQAGENFTELAHTGGVIGVIINWDCDLDLSASKCNPKYSFRRLDPKHVPASSGYNFRFAKYYKVNGSATRTLIKAYGIRIDVIVHGQAGKFSLIPTIINLATALTSIGVGSFLCDWILLTFMNKNKVYSHKKFDKMADTPEQTVGPELCASEPSRQDSTLTDPRGLAQL from the exons ATGGCGGCCGCCGAGCCCAAGCCCCCCGCGGGGGCGGCCGCGGCCGGGCGCCTGGCCCGAGGCTGCTGGTCCGCGTTCTGGGACTACGAGACGCCCAAGGTGATCGTGGTGAAGAACCGGCGCCTGGGCGTCGTGTACCGCGCGGTGCAGCTCCTCATCCTGCTCTACTTCGTGTG GTACGTGTTCATCGTGCAGAAGAGCTACCAGGACAGCGAGACGGGCCCCGAGAGCTCCGTCATTACCAAGGTCAAGGGCATCACCTTCTCCGAGCGCAAAGTGTGGGACGTGGAGGAGTACGTGAAGCCCCCCGAG GGAGGCAGCGTGTTCAGCATCATCACCAGGATCGAGGTCACACCCTCGCAGACCCTCGGAACCTGCCCGGAG AGCGTGAGGGTTAGCAACGCCTCCTGTGACACAGACGAGGACTGCGTGGCGGAACAGCTGGACATGCTGGGAAGCG GCCTGCGGACCGGGCGCTGCGTACCCTACTACCAAGGGTCGGCCAAGACCTGCGAGGTGTGGGGCTGGTGCCCGGTGGAAGACGGGGCGTCGGTCAG CCAATTTCTCGGCAAGATGGCTCCGAATTTCACCATCCTCATCAAGAACAGCATCCACTACCCTAAATTCCAGTTCTCCAA AGGCAACATCGAGCACCGGAAGGACGGCTACCTGAAACGCTGCACATTCGATGAGGTCTCCGACCCCTACTGTCCCATTTTCAAGCTGGGCTTCATTGTGGAACAGGCAGGGGAAAACTTCACAGAGCTCGCACACACG GGTGGTGTCATCGGGGTCATTATCAACTGGGACTGTGACCTGGACCTGTCAGCATCAAAGTGCAACCCCAAGTATTCTTTCCGGAGGCTTGACCCCAAGCACGTCCCAGCCTCGTCTGGCTACAACTTCAG GTTTGCCAAGTATTACAAGGTAAACGGCAGCGCCACCCGCACGCTCATCAAGGCCTATGGGATCCGCATCGACGTCATTGTGCATGGACAG GCAGGGAAGTTCAGCCTGATTCCCACCATCATTAATCTGGCCACAGCACTGACCTCCATCGGGGTG GGCTCCTTCCTGTGTGACTGGATCTTGCTGACGTTCATGAACAAAAACAAGGTGTACAGCCATAAGAAATTCGACAAG ATGGCCGACACCCCTGAGCAGACTGTGGGACCAGAGTTGTGTGCCTCCGAGCCTTCCCGGCAGGACTCCACACTCACGGACCCCCGAGGTTTGGCCCAGCTCTGA
- the P2RX2 gene encoding P2X purinoceptor 2 isoform X4, translating to MAAAEPKPPAGAAAAGRLARGCWSAFWDYETPKVIVVRVHRAEELPGQRDGPRELRHYQGQGHHLLRAQSVGRGGVREAPRGLRTGRCVPYYQGSAKTCEVWGWCPVEDGASVSQFLGKMAPNFTILIKNSIHYPKFQFSKGNIEHRKDGYLKRCTFDEVSDPYCPIFKLGFIVEQAGENFTELAHTGGVIGVIINWDCDLDLSASKCNPKYSFRRLDPKHVPASSGYNFRFAKYYKVNGSATRTLIKAYGIRIDVIVHGQAGKFSLIPTIINLATALTSIGVGSFLCDWILLTFMNKNKVYSHKKFDKVCTPRRSSGSWPVTLALVLGQAPPPPCPCSADPGQSLAAPPPWPCPASAPSEQMADTPEQTVGPELCASEPSRQDSTLTDPRGLAQL from the exons ATGGCGGCCGCCGAGCCCAAGCCCCCCGCGGGGGCGGCCGCGGCCGGGCGCCTGGCCCGAGGCTGCTGGTCCGCGTTCTGGGACTACGAGACGCCCAAGGTGATCGTG GTACGTGTTCATCGTGCAGAAGAGCTACCAGGACAGCGAGACGGGCCCCGAGAGCTCCGTCATTACCAAGGTCAAGGGCATCACCTTCTCCGAGCGCAAAGTGTGGGACGTGGAGGAGTACGTGAAGCCCCCCGAG GCCTGCGGACCGGGCGCTGCGTACCCTACTACCAAGGGTCGGCCAAGACCTGCGAGGTGTGGGGCTGGTGCCCGGTGGAAGACGGGGCGTCGGTCAG CCAATTTCTCGGCAAGATGGCTCCGAATTTCACCATCCTCATCAAGAACAGCATCCACTACCCTAAATTCCAGTTCTCCAA AGGCAACATCGAGCACCGGAAGGACGGCTACCTGAAACGCTGCACATTCGATGAGGTCTCCGACCCCTACTGTCCCATTTTCAAGCTGGGCTTCATTGTGGAACAGGCAGGGGAAAACTTCACAGAGCTCGCACACACG GGTGGTGTCATCGGGGTCATTATCAACTGGGACTGTGACCTGGACCTGTCAGCATCAAAGTGCAACCCCAAGTATTCTTTCCGGAGGCTTGACCCCAAGCACGTCCCAGCCTCGTCTGGCTACAACTTCAG GTTTGCCAAGTATTACAAGGTAAACGGCAGCGCCACCCGCACGCTCATCAAGGCCTATGGGATCCGCATCGACGTCATTGTGCATGGACAG GCAGGGAAGTTCAGCCTGATTCCCACCATCATTAATCTGGCCACAGCACTGACCTCCATCGGGGTG GGCTCCTTCCTGTGTGACTGGATCTTGCTGACGTTCATGAACAAAAACAAGGTGTACAGCCATAAGAAATTCGACAAGGTGTGcacacccaggcgctcctctggTAGCTGGCCTGTGACTCTGGCTCTTGTTTTGGGCcaggctcctcccccaccctgtccctgcTCTGCAGACCCAGGCCAGTCCCTGGCTGCCCCGCCCCCATGGCCttgccctgcctctgccccttctgAGCAGATGGCCGACACCCCTGAGCAGACTGTGGGACCAGAGTTGTGTGCCTCCGAGCCTTCCCGGCAGGACTCCACACTCACGGACCCCCGAGGTTTGGCCCAGCTCTGA
- the P2RX2 gene encoding P2X purinoceptor 2 isoform X2 — protein MAAAEPKPPAGAAAAGRLARGCWSAFWDYETPKVIVVKNRRLGVVYRAVQLLILLYFVWYVFIVQKSYQDSETGPESSVITKVKGITFSERKVWDVEEYVKPPEGGSVFSIITRIEVTPSQTLGTCPESVRVSNASCDTDEDCVAEQLDMLGSGLRTGRCVPYYQGSAKTCEVWGWCPVEDGASVSQFLGKMAPNFTILIKNSIHYPKFQFSKGNIEHRKDGYLKRCTFDEVSDPYCPIFKLGFIVEQAGENFTELAHTGGVIGVIINWDCDLDLSASKCNPKYSFRRLDPKHVPASSGYNFRFAKYYKVNGSATRTLIKAYGIRIDVIVHGQAGKFSLIPTIINLATALTSIGVGSFLCDWILLTFMNKNKVYSHKKFDKVCTPRRSSGSWPVTLALVLGQAPPPPCPCSADPGQSLAAPPPWPCPASAPSEQMADTPEQTVGPELCASEPSRQDSTLTDPRGLAQL, from the exons ATGGCGGCCGCCGAGCCCAAGCCCCCCGCGGGGGCGGCCGCGGCCGGGCGCCTGGCCCGAGGCTGCTGGTCCGCGTTCTGGGACTACGAGACGCCCAAGGTGATCGTGGTGAAGAACCGGCGCCTGGGCGTCGTGTACCGCGCGGTGCAGCTCCTCATCCTGCTCTACTTCGTGTG GTACGTGTTCATCGTGCAGAAGAGCTACCAGGACAGCGAGACGGGCCCCGAGAGCTCCGTCATTACCAAGGTCAAGGGCATCACCTTCTCCGAGCGCAAAGTGTGGGACGTGGAGGAGTACGTGAAGCCCCCCGAG GGAGGCAGCGTGTTCAGCATCATCACCAGGATCGAGGTCACACCCTCGCAGACCCTCGGAACCTGCCCGGAG AGCGTGAGGGTTAGCAACGCCTCCTGTGACACAGACGAGGACTGCGTGGCGGAACAGCTGGACATGCTGGGAAGCG GCCTGCGGACCGGGCGCTGCGTACCCTACTACCAAGGGTCGGCCAAGACCTGCGAGGTGTGGGGCTGGTGCCCGGTGGAAGACGGGGCGTCGGTCAG CCAATTTCTCGGCAAGATGGCTCCGAATTTCACCATCCTCATCAAGAACAGCATCCACTACCCTAAATTCCAGTTCTCCAA AGGCAACATCGAGCACCGGAAGGACGGCTACCTGAAACGCTGCACATTCGATGAGGTCTCCGACCCCTACTGTCCCATTTTCAAGCTGGGCTTCATTGTGGAACAGGCAGGGGAAAACTTCACAGAGCTCGCACACACG GGTGGTGTCATCGGGGTCATTATCAACTGGGACTGTGACCTGGACCTGTCAGCATCAAAGTGCAACCCCAAGTATTCTTTCCGGAGGCTTGACCCCAAGCACGTCCCAGCCTCGTCTGGCTACAACTTCAG GTTTGCCAAGTATTACAAGGTAAACGGCAGCGCCACCCGCACGCTCATCAAGGCCTATGGGATCCGCATCGACGTCATTGTGCATGGACAG GCAGGGAAGTTCAGCCTGATTCCCACCATCATTAATCTGGCCACAGCACTGACCTCCATCGGGGTG GGCTCCTTCCTGTGTGACTGGATCTTGCTGACGTTCATGAACAAAAACAAGGTGTACAGCCATAAGAAATTCGACAAGGTGTGcacacccaggcgctcctctggTAGCTGGCCTGTGACTCTGGCTCTTGTTTTGGGCcaggctcctcccccaccctgtccctgcTCTGCAGACCCAGGCCAGTCCCTGGCTGCCCCGCCCCCATGGCCttgccctgcctctgccccttctgAGCAGATGGCCGACACCCCTGAGCAGACTGTGGGACCAGAGTTGTGTGCCTCCGAGCCTTCCCGGCAGGACTCCACACTCACGGACCCCCGAGGTTTGGCCCAGCTCTGA
- the P2RX2 gene encoding P2X purinoceptor 2 isoform X1, giving the protein MAAAEPKPPAGAAAAGRLARGCWSAFWDYETPKVIVVKNRRLGVVYRAVQLLILLYFVWYVFIVQKSYQDSETGPESSVITKVKGITFSERKVWDVEEYVKPPEGGSVFSIITRIEVTPSQTLGTCPESVRVSNASCDTDEDCVAEQLDMLGSGLRTGRCVPYYQGSAKTCEVWGWCPVEDGASVSQFLGKMAPNFTILIKNSIHYPKFQFSKGNIEHRKDGYLKRCTFDEVSDPYCPIFKLGFIVEQAGENFTELAHTGGVIGVIINWDCDLDLSASKCNPKYSFRRLDPKHVPASSGYNFRFAKYYKVNGSATRTLIKAYGIRIDVIVHGQAGKFSLIPTIINLATALTSIGVVRRCMLGMGGLGCGGGLLGPHVSVLLAQGSFLCDWILLTFMNKNKVYSHKKFDKVCTPRRSSGSWPVTLALVLGQAPPPPCPCSADPGQSLAAPPPWPCPASAPSEQMADTPEQTVGPELCASEPSRQDSTLTDPRGLAQL; this is encoded by the exons ATGGCGGCCGCCGAGCCCAAGCCCCCCGCGGGGGCGGCCGCGGCCGGGCGCCTGGCCCGAGGCTGCTGGTCCGCGTTCTGGGACTACGAGACGCCCAAGGTGATCGTGGTGAAGAACCGGCGCCTGGGCGTCGTGTACCGCGCGGTGCAGCTCCTCATCCTGCTCTACTTCGTGTG GTACGTGTTCATCGTGCAGAAGAGCTACCAGGACAGCGAGACGGGCCCCGAGAGCTCCGTCATTACCAAGGTCAAGGGCATCACCTTCTCCGAGCGCAAAGTGTGGGACGTGGAGGAGTACGTGAAGCCCCCCGAG GGAGGCAGCGTGTTCAGCATCATCACCAGGATCGAGGTCACACCCTCGCAGACCCTCGGAACCTGCCCGGAG AGCGTGAGGGTTAGCAACGCCTCCTGTGACACAGACGAGGACTGCGTGGCGGAACAGCTGGACATGCTGGGAAGCG GCCTGCGGACCGGGCGCTGCGTACCCTACTACCAAGGGTCGGCCAAGACCTGCGAGGTGTGGGGCTGGTGCCCGGTGGAAGACGGGGCGTCGGTCAG CCAATTTCTCGGCAAGATGGCTCCGAATTTCACCATCCTCATCAAGAACAGCATCCACTACCCTAAATTCCAGTTCTCCAA AGGCAACATCGAGCACCGGAAGGACGGCTACCTGAAACGCTGCACATTCGATGAGGTCTCCGACCCCTACTGTCCCATTTTCAAGCTGGGCTTCATTGTGGAACAGGCAGGGGAAAACTTCACAGAGCTCGCACACACG GGTGGTGTCATCGGGGTCATTATCAACTGGGACTGTGACCTGGACCTGTCAGCATCAAAGTGCAACCCCAAGTATTCTTTCCGGAGGCTTGACCCCAAGCACGTCCCAGCCTCGTCTGGCTACAACTTCAG GTTTGCCAAGTATTACAAGGTAAACGGCAGCGCCACCCGCACGCTCATCAAGGCCTATGGGATCCGCATCGACGTCATTGTGCATGGACAG GCAGGGAAGTTCAGCCTGATTCCCACCATCATTAATCTGGCCACAGCACTGACCTCCATCGGGGTGGTAAGGAGATGCATGCTGGGCATGGGGGGGCTTGGGTGTGGGGGGGGTCTCCTGGGCCCTCACGTGTCGGTCTTGCTGGCCCAGGGCTCCTTCCTGTGTGACTGGATCTTGCTGACGTTCATGAACAAAAACAAGGTGTACAGCCATAAGAAATTCGACAAGGTGTGcacacccaggcgctcctctggTAGCTGGCCTGTGACTCTGGCTCTTGTTTTGGGCcaggctcctcccccaccctgtccctgcTCTGCAGACCCAGGCCAGTCCCTGGCTGCCCCGCCCCCATGGCCttgccctgcctctgccccttctgAGCAGATGGCCGACACCCCTGAGCAGACTGTGGGACCAGAGTTGTGTGCCTCCGAGCCTTCCCGGCAGGACTCCACACTCACGGACCCCCGAGGTTTGGCCCAGCTCTGA